Proteins from a genomic interval of Desulfofustis limnaeus:
- a CDS encoding purine-nucleoside phosphorylase encodes MADHIDRVNLAAAFLQARLGPLPDTAIQLGTGLGGFADRVVAEQVIPYRDIPGFPQSTVPSHHGALLVGSIGGHRLIVLSGRFHYYEGYSTKEVALPIRVLQVLGLHRLIITNAAGGLNPAFRPGTIMIIRDHLNFLGENPLRGPNVEAWGPRFPDFSQAYDPQLLALAQEAAVNCGLAERVATGVYVCIPGPSLETPAETRWLRQSGGDAVGMSSVPEVIVAHHGGIEVLGLSAVSNVNDPDNFQPLSLAAIIEEAAAIEPHLERLVVDIVSRLP; translated from the coding sequence ATGGCCGATCATATCGACCGGGTGAACCTGGCCGCCGCCTTCCTGCAGGCACGCCTCGGCCCCCTGCCCGACACGGCGATCCAACTGGGCACCGGCCTGGGTGGCTTCGCCGACCGGGTGGTCGCCGAGCAGGTCATCCCCTACCGGGATATCCCCGGCTTTCCGCAGTCCACCGTTCCCAGCCACCACGGCGCTTTGCTCGTCGGCAGTATCGGCGGCCACCGTTTGATCGTACTCTCCGGGCGCTTTCATTACTACGAGGGGTACAGCACCAAAGAGGTTGCCCTGCCGATCCGGGTACTCCAGGTACTTGGCCTGCACCGGCTGATCATCACCAACGCCGCCGGCGGACTGAACCCGGCCTTTCGTCCCGGCACCATCATGATCATTCGTGATCATCTCAATTTTCTCGGTGAGAACCCCCTGCGCGGGCCCAACGTCGAGGCCTGGGGCCCCCGTTTTCCCGACTTCTCCCAGGCCTATGACCCGCAGCTGCTGGCGCTCGCCCAGGAGGCGGCGGTCAATTGTGGACTGGCAGAGCGCGTCGCCACCGGCGTTTACGTCTGCATTCCCGGACCAAGCCTCGAGACCCCTGCCGAAACCCGCTGGCTCCGACAATCCGGTGGTGACGCGGTGGGCATGTCTTCAGTGCCGGAGGTGATTGTCGCCCACCATGGCGGGATCGAGGTTCTCGGTCTCTCCGCCGTCTCCAACGTCAACGATCCCGATAATTTTCAGCCCCTGTCGCTGGCAGCTATCATCGAGGAAGCAGCTGCCATTGAACCACACCTCGAGCGGCTGGTGGTCGATATCGTTTCCCGCCTGCCCTAA
- the thrC gene encoding threonine synthase — translation MQYISTRGGITAVPFTETVKMGLATDGGLLLPRTIPRVDRSTFESWQGLSYQDLAFEVMARFIDDIPVSDLKALIKRSYEPFDHPDIAPLVHLDGLHILELFHGPTLAFKDIALQFLGNLFEYLLRRDDSFMNIIGATSGDTGSAAIYGVRGKERLNIFILHPHGRVSPIQERQMTSVTDANVFNIAIQGTFDDGQSIVKDIFGDVAFKGRYHLGAINSINWARILAQVVYYVASCLHITSHENDRATTFAVPTGNFGDIFAGYIAKKMLPEGCISKLVLATNANDILARMINQGDYSLGPVIATSSPSMDIQAASNFERYLYYLLDSSPQHVVAAMARFKEQGSLQLEDCLGHIRRDFVAVSVTEEEVLQTITECYRNHGYILDPHTAVGVRAALQQRAQGIPTVCLATAHPAKFAATVEQAIGRPLDLPASLAALLDLPTRCEIMAADRQQIQTYIANHALHR, via the coding sequence ATGCAATATATCAGCACTCGCGGCGGCATAACCGCCGTCCCGTTCACCGAGACAGTCAAGATGGGGCTGGCCACCGACGGCGGCCTGCTGCTCCCCCGAACCATCCCCCGGGTCGACCGCTCCACGTTCGAGTCCTGGCAGGGGCTCTCGTACCAAGATCTGGCCTTCGAGGTCATGGCCCGCTTCATCGACGACATCCCGGTCAGCGATCTGAAGGCTCTGATCAAGCGTTCCTACGAGCCGTTCGATCACCCCGACATCGCACCGCTGGTTCACCTCGACGGACTCCATATCCTCGAGCTGTTTCACGGTCCGACGCTCGCCTTCAAGGACATCGCCCTGCAGTTTCTCGGCAATCTCTTCGAATATCTGCTGCGACGCGATGATTCCTTCATGAACATTATCGGCGCCACCTCGGGCGACACCGGCAGTGCCGCCATCTACGGGGTGCGGGGCAAGGAGCGACTCAACATCTTTATCCTCCACCCACACGGCCGCGTCAGCCCGATTCAGGAACGGCAGATGACCTCGGTCACCGACGCCAACGTCTTCAACATCGCCATCCAAGGGACGTTCGACGACGGGCAGTCCATCGTCAAGGACATCTTCGGGGACGTGGCCTTCAAGGGGCGTTACCACCTGGGCGCCATCAACTCGATCAACTGGGCCCGGATACTGGCCCAGGTGGTCTACTACGTGGCCAGTTGCCTGCACATCACCAGCCACGAAAACGACCGGGCCACCACCTTCGCCGTGCCCACCGGTAATTTCGGTGATATCTTCGCCGGCTACATCGCCAAGAAAATGTTGCCTGAAGGTTGCATCAGCAAGCTGGTACTGGCCACCAACGCCAACGATATCCTGGCCCGCATGATCAACCAGGGCGACTATTCCCTGGGCCCGGTGATAGCCACCTCCAGTCCGTCCATGGACATTCAGGCCGCCTCCAATTTCGAGCGCTATCTCTACTATCTGCTGGACAGCTCACCGCAACATGTGGTCGCCGCCATGGCCCGCTTCAAGGAGCAGGGCAGCCTCCAGTTGGAGGATTGTCTCGGCCATATTCGCCGGGACTTCGTGGCTGTCTCGGTCACCGAGGAGGAGGTGCTCCAGACCATTACCGAATGTTACCGGAACCATGGCTACATCCTTGACCCGCACACGGCGGTCGGCGTCCGCGCCGCCCTGCAGCAACGGGCCCAGGGCATCCCCACGGTCTGCCTGGCCACCGCCCATCCGGCCAAATTCGCAGCCACCGTCGAGCAGGCCATCGGCAGACCGCTCGACCTGCCGGCTTCCTTGGCCGCCCTGCTCGACCTGCCGACGCGCTGCGAGATCATGGCCGCCGACCGGCAACAGATCCAGACCTACATCGCCAACCACGCGCTCCACCGCTGA
- a CDS encoding glutamate synthase-related protein has protein sequence MVPIRTIPVEPGSLTYPDLPWIIEHREDRCTLCGHCTTVCPKECLHLAYRRQRMPRLDVLSNKRGSEYRTFTGIRQRTDMAHACIGCGMCAMVCPNEAIMPVPNSVERRTLFFTNQKGEAAKRGGRRNAPGATLLDRIIFDRISMLTDPALDAGRHEFTVTTTIGRILSPEDYLARRLDGGWIPTTREVFPFIIGSMSFGALSPNMWLGLLQGVAYCNEVLGIPVVMCTGEGGCPPWVLKSPYLKYIILQIASGYFGWDEIIRAIPEMQCDPAAIEIKYGQGAKPGDGGLLMWYKVSKLIARLRGVPEGVDLPSPPVHQTLYSIEESVMKMIQTLSMAFGHKVPVYPKISASTSAKAVLNNLVRNPYAGGLLIDGIDGGTGAAYNVSMDATGHPVASNVRECYLDLCAQGMQNELPIYAAGGIGKNGNVAQNGMALIMLGASAVHIGKYIMQATAGCLGNEQNRCNVCNLGICPKGITSQNPKLYRRLDPDQVAERVAETFMTIQTEVKKIMAPLGRSQSLPIGMSDAIGISDKDAADRLQIKYVC, from the coding sequence ATGGTCCCAATACGAACAATTCCCGTTGAGCCAGGCAGCCTGACCTACCCCGATCTGCCCTGGATCATCGAGCACCGGGAAGACCGCTGCACGCTGTGCGGTCATTGCACCACCGTCTGTCCCAAAGAGTGTCTCCACCTGGCCTACCGACGGCAGCGCATGCCGCGGTTGGACGTCTTGAGCAACAAACGGGGCAGCGAATACCGCACCTTCACCGGCATCCGCCAGCGCACCGACATGGCCCATGCCTGTATCGGCTGCGGCATGTGCGCCATGGTCTGCCCGAACGAAGCGATCATGCCGGTGCCCAACAGCGTTGAACGGCGTACCCTGTTTTTCACCAACCAAAAAGGCGAGGCCGCCAAGCGGGGCGGGCGACGCAACGCACCCGGAGCCACCCTGCTCGACCGCATCATCTTCGACCGCATCTCGATGCTCACCGACCCGGCGCTCGATGCCGGCCGACACGAGTTCACCGTAACCACCACCATCGGCCGCATCCTCTCCCCGGAAGACTACTTGGCCCGGCGTCTCGACGGCGGCTGGATTCCGACGACCCGTGAGGTGTTCCCCTTCATTATCGGCTCCATGTCGTTCGGCGCCCTGTCGCCCAACATGTGGCTCGGCCTGCTCCAGGGCGTTGCCTACTGCAACGAGGTCCTGGGCATCCCGGTGGTCATGTGCACCGGCGAGGGCGGCTGCCCGCCCTGGGTGCTGAAGAGCCCCTATCTCAAATACATCATCCTGCAGATCGCCTCCGGCTATTTCGGCTGGGACGAGATCATCAGAGCCATCCCCGAGATGCAGTGCGACCCTGCCGCCATCGAGATCAAATACGGTCAGGGCGCCAAGCCCGGCGACGGCGGGCTGCTCATGTGGTACAAGGTCTCCAAGCTGATCGCCCGGTTGCGCGGCGTCCCGGAAGGGGTCGACCTGCCATCCCCGCCGGTGCACCAGACGCTCTACTCCATCGAGGAGAGCGTCATGAAGATGATTCAGACGCTGTCCATGGCCTTTGGCCACAAGGTGCCGGTCTATCCGAAGATCTCCGCCTCCACCTCGGCCAAGGCGGTGCTGAACAACCTGGTGCGCAATCCCTATGCCGGCGGCCTGCTCATCGACGGCATCGATGGCGGCACCGGCGCCGCCTACAACGTGTCCATGGATGCCACCGGCCATCCGGTCGCGTCCAACGTCCGCGAATGCTACCTCGATCTATGCGCCCAGGGCATGCAGAACGAACTGCCCATTTACGCCGCCGGCGGCATCGGCAAGAACGGCAACGTGGCCCAGAACGGCATGGCTCTGATCATGCTCGGGGCCAGCGCCGTGCATATCGGCAAGTACATCATGCAGGCCACCGCCGGCTGCCTGGGCAACGAGCAGAACCGCTGCAACGTCTGCAACCTCGGCATCTGCCCGAAGGGCATCACCAGCCAGAACCCGAAGCTCTACCGACGGCTCGACCCGGACCAGGTGGCGGAGCGGGTGGCCGAGACCTTCATGACCATCCAGACCGAGGTGAAAAAAATCATGGCCCCGCTCGGCCGCTCGCAGAGCCTGCCGATCGGCATGTCTGACGCCATCGGCATCAGCGATAAGGACGCCGCCGATCGGCTGCAGATCAAATATGTCTGTTAA
- a CDS encoding amidohydrolase family protein — protein sequence MSSSLASLLVSGTFLLPTWRQQDCLENGAVLITGSTITAVGTRSELQRSHPGIPELHEPHGLIMPGLVNTHTHAPMACFRGLADDLPLMTWLQDHIFPLEARLDRPTVRLSALLSMAEMIKSGTTSFCDMYLFAEEVAAAAATAGLRCWFGEVLYDFPSPCYGALENGLRLTAELLDRFRDHPLITATVDPHSVYTCAPGLLEQCGRLAADHDSLLVTHLAETESEVHTCRSRYGKTPVEHLDSLGLLGSRTLAAHCVHLEESDIERFADRNVKVSHCLESNLKLASGVAPIPRLLERGVTVSLGTDGSASNNDVDLFSEMSSVAKVHKGVMLDPTVMSAETTLRAATIGGAEALAAAASIGTLAPGKQADLIVIDLDQPHLTPLYNLPSHLVYAARGADVIHSLIGGRPVMKNRQLLTIDESEVIARMGEALKKLRPGG from the coding sequence ATGTCATCGTCCCTTGCCAGCCTGCTCGTTTCCGGCACCTTCCTGCTGCCGACCTGGCGGCAGCAGGATTGCCTGGAAAACGGCGCCGTCCTGATCACCGGCTCCACCATCACCGCAGTCGGCACCCGTTCCGAGTTGCAGCGCAGCCACCCCGGCATCCCGGAACTGCATGAACCGCACGGGCTGATCATGCCCGGGCTGGTCAACACCCATACCCACGCGCCGATGGCGTGCTTCCGCGGCCTAGCCGACGATCTGCCGCTGATGACCTGGCTGCAGGACCACATCTTTCCTCTCGAGGCGCGACTCGACCGACCTACGGTTCGTCTGTCGGCCCTGTTGTCGATGGCCGAGATGATCAAATCCGGCACCACCAGTTTCTGCGATATGTACCTGTTCGCCGAAGAGGTCGCCGCGGCCGCGGCGACGGCCGGCCTGCGCTGCTGGTTCGGCGAGGTGCTCTACGACTTTCCCTCGCCGTGCTACGGTGCTCTGGAAAACGGACTGCGACTCACCGCCGAACTGCTCGATCGGTTCCGCGACCACCCGCTCATCACCGCCACCGTCGATCCGCACAGCGTCTACACCTGCGCCCCCGGGCTGCTCGAACAATGCGGCCGGCTGGCCGCCGATCATGACAGCCTGCTGGTCACGCACCTGGCCGAGACCGAATCCGAGGTGCATACCTGCCGCAGCCGCTACGGCAAGACCCCGGTCGAACATCTCGATTCCCTCGGACTCCTCGGCAGCCGCACCCTGGCCGCCCACTGTGTCCACCTGGAAGAGAGCGATATTGAGCGGTTCGCGGACCGGAACGTCAAGGTCAGTCATTGTCTCGAATCCAACTTGAAACTGGCTTCCGGCGTGGCACCGATACCGCGCCTGCTCGAGCGAGGGGTCACCGTCTCCCTCGGTACCGACGGCAGCGCCAGCAACAACGACGTGGATCTGTTCAGCGAAATGAGCAGTGTTGCCAAAGTGCACAAAGGAGTCATGCTGGACCCGACCGTCATGTCCGCCGAAACCACACTGCGCGCCGCCACCATCGGAGGAGCCGAGGCGCTTGCCGCGGCGGCCTCGATCGGCACGCTGGCCCCGGGCAAACAGGCCGATCTGATCGTTATCGACCTCGATCAGCCGCACCTGACACCGCTGTACAATCTGCCCTCCCATCTGGTCTATGCCGCCCGCGGCGCCGATGTCATCCATTCCCTGATCGGTGGCCGACCGGTGATGAAAAATCGGCAGCTGCTGACCATCGATGAAAGCGAGGTCATCGCCCGGATGGGGGAGGCGCTGAAGAAACTGCGGCCCGGCGGTTAA
- a CDS encoding Sec-independent protein translocase subunit TatA/TatB encodes MFGLGTPELIIILVIAFLIFGGKKLPEIGSGLGKAISSFKKGVSEVEEGGKTVMNDIPGVKEVQEVKEHVDQIKNIGNVMK; translated from the coding sequence ATGTTCGGACTCGGCACCCCGGAACTCATTATTATTCTCGTCATTGCTTTTCTCATATTCGGTGGCAAGAAACTGCCGGAGATCGGCTCCGGTCTCGGCAAGGCCATTTCCTCCTTCAAAAAAGGCGTCAGTGAGGTGGAAGAGGGCGGGAAAACCGTGATGAACGACATCCCCGGCGTCAAAGAGGTGCAAGAGGTCAAGGAGCACGTGGATCAGATAAAAAATATCGGCAACGTGATGAAATAG
- the tatA gene encoding twin-arginine translocase TatA/TatE family subunit, translating to MFGLGMPELIIILVIIVIIFGAGKLPEIGSGIGKGIKNFKEATKQEEKKKLDEDKTDKNDSPSA from the coding sequence ATGTTCGGACTGGGAATGCCGGAACTCATCATCATTCTGGTTATCATCGTCATCATCTTCGGCGCCGGAAAGCTGCCGGAGATTGGGTCGGGAATCGGCAAGGGAATCAAAAACTTCAAGGAAGCGACCAAACAAGAAGAGAAAAAGAAGTTGGATGAAGACAAGACCGACAAAAACGATTCCCCTTCTGCGTAA
- the rsfS gene encoding ribosome silencing factor produces the protein MMKRLKKEFSALDGRELAHKCAQIAEQGKAEDIVVLDVRGMASFSDYFVIMSGRSTRHVQALAESIENEIRSKRIKTSQAEGLQEGTWVLLDFGDVVVHVFYHEQRTFYDLEGLWHDAPRLDLSVSSGT, from the coding sequence ATGATGAAACGTTTAAAGAAAGAGTTCTCAGCCTTGGACGGCCGCGAACTCGCCCATAAATGCGCCCAGATTGCCGAACAAGGCAAGGCTGAAGATATCGTGGTCCTCGACGTCCGGGGAATGGCCTCCTTCAGCGATTATTTCGTGATCATGAGTGGCCGTTCCACCCGGCACGTTCAGGCCCTGGCGGAAAGCATCGAGAACGAAATACGCTCCAAGCGCATCAAGACCTCTCAGGCCGAGGGGTTGCAGGAAGGAACTTGGGTACTGCTTGATTTCGGTGATGTGGTCGTCCATGTCTTTTATCACGAACAACGAACCTTCTATGATCTCGAAGGCCTCTGGCATGACGCTCCACGCCTCGATCTATCGGTCTCGTCCGGCACCTGA
- a CDS encoding glutamate synthase, with protein sequence MCRLALKTAREPFSPYDVLTAMEAMQEGYDGSGLGLLLRGMEFEDFRYNPKFPILSGIAESEKAWRRLDSFMEERGYELKYDHKFHMKRAHMNGKDRYRYFVRAYRMPDRFADADQDARETELLKTRLALRRDGEEHGGDLSVFSFWPDVTMIKEVGWPLQVGNTLSLHDGQIKARVCMAQGRQNTNYGINLYACHPFFIQGIATMTNGENTAFVPIRDWLIGRNLPGYIGYQSDSEVFTHILHYTLKHLKLPLQIYKHIITPLNAAELDKHPQGDFLKGLRDACRRLIIDGPNAVIGTLPDETCLLVMDHKKLRPATVGGREGVWAIASEMCGVDAMIPDRDPALDFQPMREHTVIIPPQRKELTVWSQYEQFPLSQAA encoded by the coding sequence ATGTGTCGACTCGCTCTGAAAACTGCCCGAGAGCCGTTTTCACCCTATGACGTCCTGACCGCCATGGAGGCCATGCAGGAAGGCTACGATGGCTCGGGCTTGGGACTGCTGCTGCGCGGCATGGAATTCGAAGATTTCCGCTACAATCCCAAATTCCCTATCCTCTCCGGCATCGCCGAAAGCGAGAAGGCCTGGCGGCGGCTGGACTCGTTCATGGAGGAACGCGGCTACGAGTTGAAATACGATCACAAGTTCCACATGAAACGGGCTCACATGAACGGCAAGGACCGCTACCGCTATTTCGTCCGCGCCTACCGGATGCCCGACCGATTCGCCGACGCCGACCAGGATGCCCGGGAGACTGAACTGCTCAAGACCCGCTTGGCCCTGCGCCGGGACGGTGAGGAGCACGGCGGCGATCTGTCGGTCTTCTCCTTCTGGCCCGACGTCACCATGATCAAAGAGGTGGGTTGGCCGCTGCAGGTGGGCAACACGCTGAGCCTGCACGACGGCCAGATCAAGGCCCGGGTATGTATGGCTCAAGGCCGGCAGAACACCAATTACGGCATCAACCTTTACGCCTGCCACCCCTTCTTTATCCAGGGTATCGCCACCATGACCAACGGCGAGAACACCGCCTTCGTACCGATCCGTGACTGGCTGATCGGCCGCAATCTGCCCGGCTATATCGGCTACCAGAGCGATTCCGAAGTCTTCACCCATATCCTGCACTATACGCTGAAGCATCTGAAGCTGCCGCTGCAGATCTATAAACACATCATCACCCCGCTCAACGCCGCCGAGTTGGACAAGCACCCCCAGGGCGATTTTCTCAAAGGTTTGCGCGATGCCTGTCGCCGCCTGATCATCGACGGCCCGAACGCCGTCATCGGCACCCTGCCGGATGAAACCTGCCTGCTGGTCATGGACCACAAGAAACTTCGTCCGGCCACTGTCGGCGGTCGAGAAGGCGTCTGGGCCATCGCTTCGGAAATGTGCGGGGTCGACGCCATGATTCCCGACCGTGACCCGGCGCTTGATTTCCAACCGATGCGCGAACATACCGTTATCATCCCTCCCCAGAGAAAGGAACTCACCGTATGGTCCCAATACGAACAATTCCCGTTGAGCCAGGCAGCCTGA